A region of Candidatus Binatia bacterium DNA encodes the following proteins:
- a CDS encoding SDR family oxidoreductase: MAPAGLVLLTGASGYVGSRLRATLEARGVRLRCMAREPRLLAPRVAPATEVARGDVLDPASLEPALKDVETAYYLIHSMASGRAFEENDRAAARNFGAAALAAGVRRIIYLGGLGHGPGLSPHLASRQETGRLLRESGVPVIELRASVIIGSGSASFELVRGLVDRLPVMTTPRWVSTEAQPIAIEDVIEYLVQAIDLPEDESRIYEIGGADRSSYRDLMREYAVRRGLRRWFLPLPFLTPRLSSLWLRFVTPLYANVGRELIEGVRNPSVVEDPSALRDFPLKPRGMREAITRALANEDAAMAATRWNDVQASLASPWGGARFGSRLVDSRSLRVDAAPAAAFAAIRRIGGRNGWYHAGWLWRVRGWLDLLAGGPGMRRARRDPEQLLPGDALDWWRVETIEPDRLLRLAAEMRLPGRAWLQYEVEPCAEGGAVIRQTALFDPLGLLGLAYWYALWPVHQYVFSGLLTQIARRAMAAGRER; this comes from the coding sequence GTGGCGCCGGCGGGACTCGTTCTCCTCACGGGAGCCTCGGGCTACGTGGGGAGCCGGCTGCGCGCGACCCTCGAGGCGCGGGGCGTTCGGCTCCGCTGCATGGCGCGCGAGCCCCGGCTGCTCGCGCCGCGCGTCGCGCCGGCCACCGAGGTCGCGCGGGGGGACGTGCTCGACCCCGCGAGCCTCGAGCCGGCCCTGAAGGACGTCGAGACCGCCTATTACCTGATCCACTCCATGGCCTCGGGGCGTGCGTTCGAGGAGAACGATCGCGCCGCGGCGCGAAACTTCGGAGCCGCCGCTCTCGCGGCCGGGGTCCGGCGCATCATCTACCTGGGCGGCCTGGGCCATGGTCCCGGCCTCTCGCCCCACCTCGCCAGCCGCCAGGAGACGGGCCGGCTGCTGCGCGAGTCGGGCGTTCCGGTGATCGAGCTCCGCGCTTCGGTCATCATCGGCTCGGGGAGCGCCTCCTTCGAGCTGGTCCGCGGACTCGTCGACCGCCTGCCGGTGATGACCACGCCGCGCTGGGTGAGCACCGAGGCCCAGCCGATCGCGATCGAGGACGTGATCGAGTACCTGGTGCAGGCGATCGACCTTCCCGAAGACGAGAGCCGCATCTATGAGATCGGAGGCGCGGACCGCTCCTCCTACCGCGACCTGATGCGGGAATACGCCGTACGCCGCGGCCTCCGGCGATGGTTCCTTCCCCTTCCCTTCCTGACCCCGAGGCTTTCCTCGCTCTGGCTGCGGTTCGTGACGCCGCTCTACGCGAACGTCGGGCGCGAGCTGATCGAGGGCGTTCGCAATCCGAGCGTCGTCGAGGACCCCTCGGCACTTCGTGATTTTCCGCTCAAGCCGCGCGGCATGCGGGAGGCGATCACCCGCGCGCTCGCGAACGAAGACGCGGCGATGGCCGCAACCCGCTGGAACGACGTCCAGGCTTCTCTGGCGAGTCCGTGGGGAGGAGCCCGGTTCGGGTCGCGGCTCGTGGACTCGCGCTCGCTGCGCGTGGACGCAGCACCGGCCGCCGCGTTCGCGGCGATCCGGCGCATCGGGGGGCGGAACGGCTGGTACCACGCCGGCTGGCTCTGGCGCGTGCGCGGCTGGCTGGACCTGCTCGCGGGCGGGCCCGGGATGCGCCGCGCCCGGCGCGACCCCGAGCAGCTCCTTCCCGGCGACGCCCTCGATTGGTGGCGCGTCGAGACGATCGAGCCCGACCGCCTGCTTCGGCTGGCGGCGGAAATGCGCCTCCCGGGACGCGCGTGGCTCCAGTACGAGGTCGAGCCATGCGCCGAGGGCGGCGCCGTCATCCGGCAGACCGCCCTCTTCGACCCGCTGGGACTGCTCGGCCTCGCGTACTGGTACGCGCTCTGGCCGGTGCATCAGTACGTCTTCTCCGGTCTTCTGACCCAGATCGCCCGGCGCGCGATGGCGGCCGGTAGGGAGCGGTGA